Genomic segment of Cytobacillus suaedae:
TCCGCTTCCTCACTGGTTTGCATATCAATGACCTTAACATCTGTATCAGGCCATGGTAATCCAATACTGCCACTTACTCTTTTCCCCCAAAGGAAATTAGAATGTGTAACTGGTGATGCTTCCGATAATCCATATCCTTCAACTACTTTACCACCTGTTACCGTTTCAAACTGCTCTTGTACCTCAACTGGAAGGGGCGCAGAACCACTTATACACGCTTGAACTGAGGATAAATCATATTTTTTAATATCTGGGTGATTTAACAATGCGATATAAATTGTCGGTGCTCCAGGAAATAATGTTGGTTTAAATTTCTGAATGGTCTTTAAGGTGTCTGTTGCATCAAATTTTGGTAATAGAACCATCTTATAGGCTTGCATGATTGAAAGATTCATAACAGTTGTCATACCATACACATGGAAAAATGGTAATATTCCTAGAACTGACTCTTCCCCTCTTTTGCAGTTATACATCCAAGCGGTACACATTAATGTGTTGGCTACTAGATTTCTGTGTGTCAGCATTACGCCTTTTGGAAAGCCTGTCGTTCCACCTGTATATTGCAATAAAGCAATATCTTCCTCTGGATTAACATCTAATTCGATTTCATTTGCCTCACTTGACTTTAAGATTTCCGTAAGTAAATGATTGCCACCTTGATGTTCTACCTTTACGACAATACCATATTGTTTTTTCTGAATGAATGGGTAAATCATATTCTTTGGGAAAGGTAGAAAGTCTTTGATTCCTGTAACGATAATATGTTCAAGACATGTTTGCGCTTTCACTTTTGAAACTCTTGGATAAAGAATATCGAGTGTAATGATTATTTTAGAGCCAGAATCATTCATTTGATATTCAATTTCGCGTTCCATATAGAGTGGGTTTGTCTGAACTACTACTCCACCTGCAAATAAGGTACCATAGTAAGCGATTACACCTTGTGGGCAATTCGGGAGCATAATTGCAACTCTATCACCTTTCTCAAGCCCAATTTGCTTTAAATAGTTAGCAAACTTAAGTGAACTCTCATAAAGTTCTGCATACGTCAATTCCTTACCTAGAAAGTGTATTGCTGTTTTGTTTGGAAACTCTTTTGTTACATCCTTCAAGTAGGATTGCAAAGACTTATTACCATAATCAATTGAATGTGGTATCTCTTCTGGGTATTGCTTTAACCATGGTCTACGAAGTTCCATCTAATTCCCCTCCTTAATATATTTTATATCCAAAACGATTACGTTTTGAATATTCTAACCATTTCCTCCATTATAGTACATACGCAATATTGTGACAATTGAAGTTTAAATAAATGTTTAAATTTAGAACAAAAGCACAAGCAACTTGGTCGGCATCTAGATAATAATAAAAGGCATTCAAAATTGAATGCCTTTAGAACTTATAGTTATGCAAAGAATGTCATATATATTATTCCTATCAATATAAAGAGACCACATAGACCTAAAAGTACTTTTGCTAATGTTTCCATAAGTTTTTCACCTTACCCTATACCTGCACCGATGACGAATGATAAACCAACTGAAATAATTAGTGAAATAAAACCAACAGCCCGATTATCACGTGCAATTTCTTCGTCAATTTTAAATTTAGGAGTTAGAAATTCAAAAATGAAGTACCCTAACAATAATAGTATAAACCCAAAGAGCCCCCAACCTACCATTGTTAATAGAGAATCATGATTATTAATAGAATATCTAAAAATATTTGCCAAACCAAAAATTTTTCCACCTGTAGCCATTGCAACTGCCAAATTTCCTCTTTGTATTTCATCCCAATTACGGTATTTTGTTACAAGTTCGAAAATCGCTAAGAAAACGAAAATACACAAGATAACAACACTA
This window contains:
- a CDS encoding long-chain-fatty-acid--CoA ligase — protein: MELRRPWLKQYPEEIPHSIDYGNKSLQSYLKDVTKEFPNKTAIHFLGKELTYAELYESSLKFANYLKQIGLEKGDRVAIMLPNCPQGVIAYYGTLFAGGVVVQTNPLYMEREIEYQMNDSGSKIIITLDILYPRVSKVKAQTCLEHIIVTGIKDFLPFPKNMIYPFIQKKQYGIVVKVEHQGGNHLLTEILKSSEANEIELDVNPEEDIALLQYTGGTTGFPKGVMLTHRNLVANTLMCTAWMYNCKRGEESVLGILPFFHVYGMTTVMNLSIMQAYKMVLLPKFDATDTLKTIQKFKPTLFPGAPTIYIALLNHPDIKKYDLSSVQACISGSAPLPVEVQEQFETVTGGKVVEGYGLSEASPVTHSNFLWGKRVSGSIGLPWPDTDVKVIDMQTSEEAEVKQIGEIVIRGPQVMKGYWNRPEETEATLKDGWLLTGDLGYMDEDGYFYIVDRKKDMIIAGGYNIYPREIEEVLYEHDKVQEVVVAGIPDPYRGETVKAYVVVKEGKTITEAELDEFARKHLAAYKVPRKYEFRKELPKTAVGKILRRALVDEEKDKIKQAK
- a CDS encoding DUF350 domain-containing protein; the protein is MNEFWENELVQTAAYYSVVILCIFVFLAIFELVTKYRNWDEIQRGNLAVAMATGGKIFGLANIFRYSINNHDSLLTMVGWGLFGFILLLLGYFIFEFLTPKFKIDEEIARDNRAVGFISLIISVGLSFVIGAGIG